The DNA sequence GGGAGTTTATGACTGAGATAGAAACCATATCTAATGTCAAGCATCCACACCTTGTTGAGTTACTTGGTTGCTGTGTTTATGGTCATAACCGGATTTTGGTGTATGAGTATTTAGAAAACAGTAGCATCGATCGCGCACTATTGAGTAAGCTTGTAGTTAGTAGCACGAAGCAAGTTAAAAATTTTCTGCTTCCCATTGGACGCTCAGCTTATTCATAGTGTATCCACAGGTTTTCGAAAGTCCATTAATTTGGAGTGGGAGAAGAGGTCTGCCATTTGCATGGGGACTGCAAGAGGCCTTGCATATCTTCATGAAGAACTTGTGCCTCACATTGTTCACAGAGACATCAAAGCTAGTAACATTCTTCTGGACGAGAACTTCCAACCAAAAATTGGTGATTTTGGATTAGCTAAGCTTTTTCCTGATAATATTACTCATATCAGCACAAGAATAGCAGGAACAAcgtatgtttaattttatttcttgtgaCTCTACGCGCATCTTTAGATTAGGCTTGCTATTAGTCAGGATACCCTTGTCAATTTTGAATTGGGCTATATTTTTAGCAATCTTTTCTAAATTTGTATCGGATTTTATCCTTCCAGTGGTTACCTGGCACCAGAGTATGTCCTAGGTGGTCAATTAACTCTGAAGGCAGATGTTTACAGCTTTGGAGTCTTGACACTTGAAATTGTAAGCGGAAGAAGCAGTGGAAATAGTGATTATGGAGGTGGCCAGAAATTACTAATAGAATGGGTgcgtatcattttatcattattttgatATCCCGGGGCATTATCATATGTACGAGTCTATATTTGCAAGAGGTTCCCCTGATCCTTGTTGATCCATGTATCAAGATCTTTGATCGTAATGTATTTTCATGATCAATACCCGTTACCCCCAACTCCCATGCCCTCATATGTTGCTGCTTGCTGGATTAGCTTTAGCTTTTGGCAGTGGTCTACTGGTCTTCCTACCAATAATAACTCAACTTTGGGATAtcgatatttaaaaattatgtggTTCGATAACTACTTGTTTGATCTGTTTTATCGCTTTGGTTGGTAAAATTTAGTCCTTGTTTTGCTGATGTGTAATGGTTGCTTCTTAGGCCTGGGAGCTTTACGAACAAGGGAAATTGCTGGATCTTGTCGATCCAGAACTCGAGGAGTTCCCAAAGGATGTGGCGACCAGGTATATGAAAGTCGCCCTATTCTGTACTCAAGCGAATGCGAGCAGGAGGCCATTGATGAGCCAGGTCACCGAGATGCTTTCCAGAAACGTAAAGCTAAATGAAGATCAACTCACGCCGCCTGGCTTCTTCGAAGATTCAGGCCGACATAGTGGTAAGGCGTCGAAGAATAAGTCGAGTGACACCTCAACCAGCCGCCAGATGAGTTCTGTTCCCATCACAATCACTGAGGTTGTCCCGAGATGAAGTTGAATAGCTGAAGTCAGTGTGATGATTTTGCATGAATTTTTCGAAAACGATAGTTTCGTTGAGTTTGCATTCGAGTTCCGAGGGCTGGCTTTCGTTCAGCCTTCTGCGTAaatgatattattgttattcAGCTATTTATTTGCATCAGGCGTTACATAGTTTCATGGTACAACTGGATCTGCTGTCATATAGTTtgtcaataattaatattcttcTCCTATGTATGAGACAAGAATTTTTGAAAGAGAAATCatagataaatatattcaatcatgtttcttcttcaaccaatAGGTCGTGTTTTGAGTCGCTACAACGACGGATTTTTTAACTAAACACAGAAATACTTAGACAAAGAGGATTACAACAACAAACATCATGAATtttttaagagtaaaggccaaaattggtcctgaacatatgatcattttacgtttttggtcctaaacattatcttttgaattttttgtccTGCACATATGTAactttgatcattttggtcatccgtcaacatttccgttaaaaactaatgGTCAACGAGtttattctaaattttgaccaaattaaacttttaattttgattttttactttttgaggttagattataaaaataattagggaattaattatggagtaaaaaatcagaattaaaagtttaatttggtcaaaatttggattaaacccattgaccgttagtttttaacggaaatgttgacggaggaccaaaatgatcaaatttatatatgtgcaggaccaaaaaatccaaaagataatgtttaggaccaaaaacataaaatgaccatatattcaggaccaattttggcctttactcattttttaacTCTAACAATGAAATGTCGGATGCAACGATAAATGTAGAATCATTATtgatattgttttaaaaaaatattacagcAACAAACatgatagtatatttttaacacGGCAAAGAAATGCTGGATACAGACAGGTAAAATTCCATTTCCCTGCATCAAAGGCAGACACAGAAAGGAGTTGGAAAAATGaatgtttttgaaaaaattggaattttgaaaaatcaaaacttcGCCCCAATTATTTAGCCGGCTGATGAGTGGCTGGAGCAGAATTAGCAGCAGCAGCATTTTTGTCCTTGTTTTCCTTCCCGTCCGAGGCAGGAGCAAGCGGGGACGGTAGCATGTGTGCCGGAGGATTGTGCTTGAGCTTCACCAATATTCCGCGCATCCTCGAGAGATCAGTTGGTTTACCAGGTTTGGGCCCCTGAATGACTGCGACCAATGGCTTCTTATCTTGGTCCTTCTTTCTCCTCTTCTCAATGTTGGGGGCCACCTCGTTCGGGACGAGCTCCGCAATGGCTTTCCAGTACTGTTTGTCTGCCTCTTTGTGAAACTTTTCTTGATTGGCCAGGGATAACTGTTTAATAGAGGAACGTTCAAGAACGACTGTTATACTAACTTCGATCATccaggaaaagaaaaaaaaaagagtgaagcTCGATATGAGCATAACaaaccttctctctctctcggtTGTTGGTTTTGTTGGTCTCTATATTGAGCTTTCTTTTGTCAAAGAAAGCTTGTTTATATTCTTCAGCTTCTTCCATGATTTGGCCCCGCATTTCTTTTTCcctcttctccttctcctccaGCCGAATAGCATTTTGCCTGCGCCCAAACCCTTGTATGATTAAAGACATTTTGGATCAACGTATCACAGATTCATAAAACCGTAAAGCAGTATTTGGTGTACTGATGGGTTGGTAACACATATTCATCAAAGATTCGAACACAGTCCCTATCCCATTTTTGTCAAGATTTATACATCATTGTTATTCAACTGGTCATtcatgtaaagaaaaattacagAATAGCTTTCATCTGACAAAAACAAAtgatcataaaaatttatcagCTACTAGGAGATAAAGATAATCACATAGATATCAAAgatattgattaatttgaaTCAGACACAATGGAGGAAGTACGACACCAGTAAACATTTTGAAACAATGTATTCACCTTCtccaaatattaattagaagAGTGATACTGCATACGTTGGCACAAAGGTTCAAGGATGCAGTATAATTCCACATATATACAGCAGTATCAGCAATTTTATACGTCTGATGTGGTATTACAAGGGGGACTCACCGACTCACGATAAGAAGAGGGTACATTTGATCCCTCtctaatataaatacatatatttcttAGATGTGCAATAGATTATTATCTTAACACTTTGCTTCAAGTTTCTTAAAACATCTTAGTGAAATGTTCCTACTAGATTTAATCTGACCTCACTCTTAATCTCAAGCTTGTGCAATGTGATTTCATGAAATCTAAATAAACTCTTCCCCCTAGTGAATTTCCATCAACATTTAAGCTTCTTTGAAAAGATAAACCATCACAAATCTGAAATAGAACTTGTATCATTGCCACTTCATGAAATGCTTCCAATCCTAccttttttcaattcaaaaacTACCTCTTCTTATACCATAATCAATTATAGCAATGAACATCTTACGATTGTAATAGCAACCAATTCAACTAGAAGGATCATTAGGAAACAATTATCTTACTCGCAACATAGATTTACAGCAAAATTCAATCCAGATCCTTAACATTAAGcaaataacaacaacaaatcaACGAAAACAACTTCGATCATGAAAGATCCTCATCTATATCAGATTTCCATCGCCTCGCACTATACCATTACCAGTCTATCCAAAGAGTTCAATTCACAGTCGAATCCAGCAACATTTTATAGCAGATCAAACTATACACACGAGCAATCAACAGAAAAACTAATCAATAGCAGTAAAGTAGATAAACAGAGAAAAAATCTAACCTCCGCCATTCGCGAAAAGCAAATCCTACTTCCTGCATCTCGCTAGGAGGCGGAAGGATAGATCCGTCGAAGCTGAAATTCCCCTCCGAATCCTCCCCAATGTCGAAAGGCGACCTTCCGTTGCCATTGGCGTGATAATGCACCATCACTTCCTCAGTCTCGCCGTATACAGGAGCGGAGTAAGGCGGCGCGTCGGCTGAGGAGAAGGCGGCGTAGGAGTAATCAGAGGCGGCGTAAACACCGTTGTCGAATCGACGCGCCGAGGCGTCTGCGTACATGCTGTACGCGCCGAATGATGccatctctctctatctctgaagtctaaagaataaaaaaaatgatttggcTTGGAAaacgaaatttcttttataaga is a window from the Salvia hispanica cultivar TCC Black 2014 chromosome 1, UniMelb_Shisp_WGS_1.0, whole genome shotgun sequence genome containing:
- the LOC125209491 gene encoding clathrin light chain 1-like is translated as MASFGAYSMYADASARRFDNGVYAASDYSYAAFSSADAPPYSAPVYGETEEVMVHYHANGNGRSPFDIGEDSEGNFSFDGSILPPPSEMQEVGFAFREWRRQNAIRLEEKEKREKEMRGQIMEEAEEYKQAFFDKRKLNIETNKTNNREREKLSLANQEKFHKEADKQYWKAIAELVPNEVAPNIEKRRKKDQDKKPLVAVIQGPKPGKPTDLSRMRGILVKLKHNPPAHMLPSPLAPASDGKENKDKNAAAANSAPATHQPAK
- the LOC125202536 gene encoding putative serine/threonine-protein kinase; protein product: MSCSCFGSSSVLKKRHDRRANESTQAEEGISISKTKNFTYNSLVGATNNFHRSNKIGRGGFGTVYKGVLKNGREVAVKVLSAESKQGEREFMTEIETISNVKHPHLVELLGCCVYGHNRILVYEYLENSSIDRALLSFRKSINLEWEKRSAICMGTARGLAYLHEELVPHIVHRDIKASNILLDENFQPKIGDFGLAKLFPDNITHISTRIAGTTGYLAPEYVLGGQLTLKADVYSFGVLTLEIVSGRSSGNSDYGGGQKLLIEWAWELYEQGKLLDLVDPELEEFPKDVATRYMKVALFCTQANASRRPLMSQVTEMLSRNVKLNEDQLTPPGFFEDSGRHSGKASKNKSSDTSTSRQMSSVPITITEVVPR